One window of the Sander lucioperca isolate FBNREF2018 chromosome 5, SLUC_FBN_1.2, whole genome shotgun sequence genome contains the following:
- the LOC118495024 gene encoding alpha-1-inhibitor 3-like: MFENEEGNHCCDGDILGRALKNLDGLLQMPYGCGEQNMALLAPNIYILEYLRNTQQLTPAIREKATNFLTSGYQRQLNYKDKDGAYSTFGAGPGNTWLTAFVLRSFSKAQSFIYIDPANIEASQAYILHPVSQTRSLITYASSLQGGVSDEVTLSAYITAAFLEMNMYIDGPVNASLSCLKKSISDLSNTYTTALLAYVFTLAGDMETCDHLLKHLDTVVLQEGGFLHWSQIATETSASLSVEISSYVLLAKLSASPTVEDLGYASRIVRWLTSQQNYYGGFSSTQVQPRQG, from the exons ATGTTTGAGAATGAAGAGGGCAACCACTGCTGTGATG GTGACATTCTGGGCCGGGCTCTGAAGAACCTGGATGGGCTGCTGCAGATGCCGTATGGATGTGGTGAGCAGAACATGGCGCTCCTTGCCCCAAACATCTACATCCTCGAGTACCTGAGAAACACACAGCAGCTGACCCCAGCCATCAGGGAAAAGGCTACCAACTTCCTGACCAGTG GCTACCAGAGACAGCTAAATTACAAAGATAAGGACGGTGCTTACAGCACATTTGGAGCAGGACCAGGGAACACTTG GCTGACAGCATTTGTGCTGAGATCTTTTTCCAAAGCCCAGTCTTTCATCTACATTGACCCAGCAAACATTGAAGCGTCC CAGGCCTACATTCTGCATCCAGTGAGTCAGACTAGATCACTAATTACTTATGCTTCCTCTTTACAGGGTGGTGTGTCTGATGAAGTTACTCTCAGTGCCTACATCACTGCTGCCTTCTTGGAAATGAATATGTACATAGAT GGTCCTGTGAATGCTAGCTTGTCTTGCCTCAAGAAGTCAATCAGTGACCTCAGCAACACCTACACCACAGCTCTGCTGGCGTACGTCTTCACCCTGGCAGGAGACATGGAGACCTGTGATCACCTACTGAAGCACCTAGACACTGTTGTATTACAAGAAG GAGGTTTCCTCCACTGGTCTCAGATAGCAACAGAAACgtcagcctctctgtctgtggaGATCAGCTCCTATGTGCTGCTGGCTAAACTCAGTGCCTCTCCGACTGTTGAAGACCTGGGCTACGCCAGCCGCATCGTTAGATGGCTGACTAGCCAGCAGAACTATTATGGAGGATTCTCCTCCACACAGGTACAGCCCAGACAGGGTTAA